The window GACCACGAGGTCATCGACTCCTCGGCGAAGAAGATCGTCGAGACGGTGACCCGCACTGGTGCGTCGGTCGCAGGCCCGGTGCCGCTGCCCACTGAGAAGAACGTGTACTGCGTCATCAAGTCGCCGCACAAGTACAAGGACTCTCGCGAGCACTTCGAGATGCGCACCCACAAGCGCCTCATCGACATCCTCGACCCGACGCCCAAGACCGTTGA is drawn from Streptomyces diastaticus subsp. diastaticus and contains these coding sequences:
- the rpsJ gene encoding 30S ribosomal protein S10, with the protein product MAGQKIRIRLKAYDHEVIDSSAKKIVETVTRTGASVAGPVPLPTEKNVYCVIKSPHKYKDSREHFEMRTHKRLIDILDPTPKTVDSLMRLDLPAGVDIEIKL